The following coding sequences lie in one Haematobia irritans isolate KBUSLIRL chromosome 3, ASM5000362v1, whole genome shotgun sequence genomic window:
- the LOC142231228 gene encoding uncharacterized protein LOC142231228 — MSEFIFDSDNLVTFCANFGDIRAEDLSDSRLEIALQELDERWAALQKSYKQLCLSTDPKTEQGILESSREKYSKCTHDFLSCKSKILDAQKALITPSTTLIENQVSSSIPCLKVPPCDTEIFYGSYEEWPSFRDMFSAVYGEHPKLSAVQKLYHLRLKTRGQAALIVKKYRLCGENFSLAWEALRSRYENRRILVDNQLKVLLNLKPISSESSEALQDIQATINDCLAALKAQQISTSDWDPILVYVCSTKLPHETLSLWEQSLKSHRDLPSWKQMDTFLSNRYEVVERLNSIQGVKSTSRKRPESDVHAFNTESQSNFPCKMCQMSHPLKNCQQFLNMNAQARSNFVRDNKICLNCLSYTHVRNECKSKFLCTTCNKNHHTLLHFSNSNSKSSPPKPPSNSTATVNINQTIEQPSTSDQTITRTSAHYVSNNNHLSENTLLPTAIVSITHNGDTFSARAFLDQGSEKTFISRRLQQRLSLPTEPKSFEIRGMGGNVVAHSNSLCHLTLYSPNHDHTLVVQAIVVPKITRLLPNFVVSKSDYDLSEISHLNLADPNFYSPGPVDLLIGSNIIPKLLLDGVKKLSNSLLAQATIFGWIISGPLETRKSSTFSIGATETSEDPLLKQLRLFWEQEEIATQKTISDDDEYCESFFTQTTTRNSSGRYIVKLPFKSEYPRNLPLGPSRPIALIQFIRLEQSLKRNPELANSYQNILKEYISLGHMEEVSSKEMIENGVFNSYYLPHHAVLKPDSRSTKDYALKTVTFGVNSAPFLAIRTLLQLAYDSAETHPAASRILQKEIYVDDILSGGHDINSAIDSLCQLRALLNSAGFPLKKITSNIPEVLNSVPKDCLLDSNFLKFNETSSAKTLGIQWNALTDQFSYQIDVISPSEQITKRQILSAASKLFDPAGWISPIIVQAKLILQQLWLEGTDWDENVKPSSLLKWNQFVQDLSQLPHIKIPRYIYFSPQVQTQIHGFCDASQKAYCATIYLRFNNQNSVQCNLLVSKTKVAPIDPISLPRLELCGALLLSKLAKQIISSLPIHSNDLFLWCDSTIVLGWLEKPPSTWKTYVANRTAEIIRNVGNCSWRHVRSSDNPADLGSRGCSSLDLVNNPLWWHGPMWLLNPPEEWPKSTISFENPPEMKKVIVFHNFNEEFEILDRFSKWDKAIRVILSQNYKYTFEEFSTLLVRIEAVLNSRPLSPMTDDPHEILALTPGHFLRGAPLIAFPESPLEEITFVDRWDKLKCLQHQFARRWKDEYLKELHRRHKWQNENEDVTVGQLVVVKDELLPPCEWRAPRNSNIHQCLICRKYHPIKYCRKFLAMSIKDRRRTVRQHGYCMNCLARSHDASGCTSPDLCQVCGHAHNTLLHLPIAARIQPRPSNRNETQNHARPRRPKNQQNSEQRQTSTNPHPQRRQKRRNQTHPLDLLVCVSSQILYKIDLESSVTSDTEISNKLENIFARYCDIH; from the exons ATGAGTGAATTCATATTCGATTCCGACAATTTGGTCACATTCTGTGCAAATTTCGGCGATATCAGGGCAGAAGATCTATCTGACTCACGCCTTGAGATAGCTCTTCAAGAACTTGATGAAAGATGGGCTGCACTTCAAAAATCGTACAAACAACTCTGTTTAAGTACGGATCCGAAAACTGAACAGGGAATATTAGAATCTTCCAgggaaaaatattccaaatgtacacacgattttctgtCATGTAAATCTaagattttagacgcccaaaaGGCCCTTATAACTCCTTCCACcactttgattgaaaaccaagtaTCAAGCTCAATTCCTTGTCTGAAAGTGCCACCTTGTGACacagaaattttttatggaagttaTGAAGAATGGCCCTCATTCAGGGATATGTTCTCGGCGGTTTATGGAGAACATCCCAAGCTCTCTGCAGTACAGAAATTGTACCACCTTAGGCTAAAAACTAGAGGACAAGCTGCGctcattgttaaaaaatataggcTATGCGGAGAAAACTTTTCGCTGGCCTGGGAAGCGTTAAGATCTCGATACGAGAATAGACGCATTTTGGTCGATAACCAATTAAAGGTTCTCCTCAATTTAAAACCTATTTCGTCCGAGAGCAGCGAAGCTCTTCAGGACATTCAAGCCACGATAAATGATTGTCTTGCTGCTTTAAAAGCCCAGCAAATTTCTACATCGGATTGGGATCCAATCCTCGTATATGTGTGCTCTACAAAACTTCCCCATGAAACCCTTTCATTGTGGGAACAATCTTTAAAATCTCACAGAGATCTTCCAAGCTGGAAGCAAATGGACACGTTTCTGTCTAACCGATACGAAGTAGTAGAAAGGCTCAACAGCATTCAGGGTGTCAAATCGACATCTCGTAAAAGACCTGAGTCAGATGTCCATGCCTTTAACACTGAAAGCCAATCAAACTTCCCTTGCAAAATGTGTCAGATGAGtcaccccctcaaaaattgccaGCAATTTCTCAATATGAATGCTCAAGCTCGTagcaattttgtacgtgataatAAAATCTGTTTGAATTGCCTCTCTTATACTCATGTGCGTAACGAGTGTAAAAGCAAATTTCTTTGCACAACATGCAACAAAAATCACCACACACTTTTGCATTTTTCTAATTCGAACAGTAAATCATCTCCACCTAAACCTCCATCCAATTCCACAGCCACAGTAAATATAAATCAGACAATTGAACAACCATCAACTTCAGACCAAACTATCACTCGCACTTCAGCTCATTATGTCTCGAACAATAACCATCTCTCAGAAAATACTCTTTTGCCAACAGCAATCGTGTCCATTACCCACAATGGAGACACATTCAGCGCTCGCGCATTCCTTGACCAAGGTTCTgaaaaaacctttatttctagacGTTTACAGCAACGTTTATCGCTTCCAACAGAACCGAAGAGTTTTGAAATTCGAGGTATGGGCGGTAATGTCGTAGCGCATTCCAATTCTCTGTGTCACCTCACATTATATTCTCCAAACCATGACCATACTCTCGTCGTTCAAGCGATTGTTGTGCCTAAAATAACGAGATTATTGCCGAATTTTGTGGTATCAAAATCTGATTATGATTTGAGTGAAATTTCTCATTTGAATCTGGCAGATCCAAATTTTTACTCTCCCGGTCCTGTAGATTTGTTGATCGGTAGCAACATCATCCCAAAATTACTTTTAGAtggtgtaaaaaaattgtcaaattcccTTTTGGCACAagccaccatattcggctggatTATAAGTGGACCCCTTGAAACTCGAAAATCTTCGACATTTTCCATTGGAGCCACTGAAACTTCCGAAGACCCATTGTTGAAACAACTTAGATTGTTTTGGGAACAGGAAGAAATCGCTACCCAAAAAACTATATCCGACGACGATGAGTATTGTGAATCCTTTTTCACACAAACAACGACTCGTAATTCTAGTGGACGCTATATTGTCAAACTCCCTTTTAAATCGGAATACCCACGAAATCTTCCATTGGGTCCTTCTCGTCCTATTGCATTAATACAATTCATACGATTGGAACAGTCTCTCAAACGAAATCCTGAATTGGCGAATTCGTACCAAAACATATTAAAAGAGTACATATCCCTTGGCCATATGGAAGAAGTATCTTCAAAAGAGATGATAGAAAATGGCGTTTTTAATTCATACTACCTCCCCCACCATGCTGTGCTGAAGCCCGACAGCCGCAGCACAAAG GACTATGCTCTTAAAACCGTAACATTCGGTGTTAATTCAGCCCCATTTTTAGCAATAAGAACTTTATTGCAGTTGGCTTACGATTCAGCGGAAACCCATCCCGCAGCATCTCGAATTCTTCAAAAGGAAATTTATGTTGACGATATCCTCTCTGGAGGACATGACATAAATTCTGCTATTGACTCCCTCTGTCAATTAAGAGCCCTACTCAATTCAGCGGGCTTTCCTTTAAAAAAGATTACCTCAAATATCCCTGAGGTGTTAAATTCTGTCCCAAAGGATTGTCTATTAgattcaaattttctcaaattcaaTGAGACCAGCTCTGCGAAAACACTGGGCATTCAATGGAACGCTCTCACTGATCAGTTTTCTTACCAAATTGATGTAATTTCTCCCTCTGAGCAAATAACCAAAAGACAAATATTGTCCGCTGCATCAAAACTTTTTGACCCTGCTGGATGGATTTCCCCAATCATTGTCCAAGCAAAATTGATTTTACAGCAGCTATGGTTAGAGGGAACAGACTGGGATGAAAATGTAAAGCCCTCGTCATTGTTAAAATGGAACCAATTCGTTCAAGATTTATCCCAGTTACCACATATCAAAATTCCTCGATATATTTACTTTTCCCCCCAAGTGCAAACTCAAATACATGGCTTCTGTGACGCCTCGCAGAAGGCATATTGTGCTACCATTTATTTACGTTTTAATAATCAAAATTCAGTCCAGTGTAATCTTCTTGTGTCAAAAACTAAAGTTGCCCCGATAGATCCAATAAGTCTTCCAAGATTGGAACTTTGCGGAGCCCTTCTCCTCTCCAAATTGGCAAAACAAATCATCTCATCACTCCCAATTCATAGTAATGATTTATTTCTTTGGTGCGATTCTACCATTGTATTGGGGTGGTTGGAAAAACCACCAAGTACATGGAAAACTTATGTGGCGAACAGGACCGCAGAAATTATTCGTAATGTTGGCAATTGCTCCTGGCGACATGTCCGTTCCTCTGACAATCCAGCTGATTTGGGGTCACGAGGGTGCAGCTCACTAGATCTAGTAAATAACCCCTTATGGTGGCATGGTCCCATGTGGCTACTAAACCCCCCCGAGGAGTGGCCAAAGTCCACAATATCGTTTGAAAAtccccccgaaatgaaaaaagttaTTGTGTTCCACAATTTTAATgaggaatttgaaatattagaTCGATTTTCAAAATGGGATAAGGCGATTCGTgttattt TGTCACAAAATTACAAATACACGTTCGAAGAGTTCTCTACACTACTTGTGCGTATAGAAGCTGTCTTGAACTCTCGGCCACTATCTCCCATGACCGATGACCCCCATGAAATATTGGCCTTAACCCCTGGCCACTTCCTCAGAGGTGCCCCATTAATAGCTTTTCCGGAATCTCCTTTGGAAGAGATCACATTTGTCGACAGATGGGACAAGCTCAAATGTCTACAACATCAATTCGCTCGTCGATGGAAAGACGAGTATTTGAAGGAGCTCCATCGGCGACATAAGTGGCAAAATGAGAACGAAGATGTGACTGTTGGACAGCTAGTCGTTGTTAAGGATGAATTGCTTCCTCCTTGTGAGTGGCG GGCTCCTAGAAATTCTAATATTCACCAGTGTCTCATTTGCCGTAAGTATCATCCCATAAAatattgcagaaaatttttggcaatgagCATTAAGGACAGACGGCGAACAGTACGACAACATGGATATTGTATGAATTGTCTGGCCAGATCCCACGACGCATCAGGTTGCACATCTCCCGATTTATGTCAGGTCTGCGGTCATGCACATAATACGCTTCTCCATCTTCCCATTGCTGCAAGAATTCAGCCAAGACCATCGAACCGAAATGAAACGCAAAATCATGCTCGTCCTCGTAGGCCCAAAAATCAACAGAATTCTGAACAACGACAAACATCAACCAATCCTCATCCGCAACGGCGACAAAAACGACGAAATCAAACACATCCAC TGGATTTGTTGGTCTGTGTTTCATCacagattttatataaaatcgatTTAGAATCAAGTGTCACCTCGGACACGGAAATTTCCAATAAGCTTGAAAATATCTTTGCCAGATATTGTGACATTCACTAA